A single window of Streptomyces aquilus DNA harbors:
- a CDS encoding class I SAM-dependent methyltransferase, whose product MIQEPTSSESASASDVEPEATRRDAGAAESSRANRGWWDRNADEYQVEHGTFLGDDRFVWGPEGLDEVEAELLGPPEELKDRRVLEIGAGAAQCSRWLDAQGARPVALDISHRQLQHALRIGGSFPLVCADAGALPFADASFDLACSAYGALPFVADPVRVLTEVRRVLRPGGRFVFSVTHPIRWAFPDEPGPEGLSVSASYFDRTPYVEQDEQGRAVYVEHHRTIGDRVRDIAASGFRLVDLVEPEWPAWNSSEWGGWSPLRGNMIPGTAIFVCERDDRG is encoded by the coding sequence ATCATCCAAGAGCCCACTTCTTCCGAGTCCGCCTCCGCGTCCGACGTCGAGCCGGAGGCCACGCGGCGCGACGCGGGAGCCGCCGAGAGCTCCCGGGCCAACCGGGGCTGGTGGGACCGGAACGCCGACGAGTACCAGGTGGAACACGGCACGTTCCTCGGCGACGATCGCTTCGTGTGGGGCCCCGAGGGCCTGGACGAGGTGGAGGCCGAGCTGCTCGGCCCGCCGGAGGAGCTCAAGGACCGGCGCGTCCTGGAGATCGGCGCCGGCGCGGCCCAGTGCTCGCGCTGGCTGGATGCGCAGGGCGCCCGCCCGGTCGCGCTCGACATCTCGCACCGCCAGCTCCAGCACGCCCTGCGCATCGGCGGCTCCTTCCCCCTGGTCTGCGCCGACGCCGGCGCCCTCCCCTTCGCGGACGCCTCCTTCGACCTGGCCTGCTCGGCGTACGGCGCGCTCCCCTTTGTCGCCGACCCGGTGCGGGTCCTGACGGAGGTGCGCCGGGTCCTGCGCCCGGGCGGCCGCTTCGTCTTCTCGGTGACCCACCCGATCCGCTGGGCGTTCCCGGACGAGCCGGGCCCGGAGGGGCTGTCGGTGTCCGCCTCCTACTTCGACCGCACGCCGTACGTCGAGCAGGACGAGCAGGGCCGCGCGGTGTACGTCGAGCACCACAGGACGATCGGCGACCGGGTGCGGGACATCGCGGCGTCGGGCTTCCGTCTCGTGGATCTCGTCGAGCCGGAGTGGCCGGCCTGGAACTCCTCGGAGTGGGGCGGCTGGTCGCCGCTGCGCGGGAACATGATCCCGGGGACGGCGATCTTCGTGTGCGAGCGGGACGACAGGGGCTGA
- the hrpB gene encoding ATP-dependent helicase HrpB: MIRSDALDRLPVRSALPDLCAALDDHGTAVLVAPPGTGKTTLVPLALAGLLDAGAPARRVLVAEPRRIAARAAARRMAWLLGEKAGESVGYTVRGERVVGRHTRVEVVTTGVLLQRLQRDQELPGVDVVILDECHERHLDADTSAAFLWDVRQTLRPELRLVAASATTDAEGWARLLGGAPVVEAAGVSHPVEVVWAPPVRPVRPPHGMRVDPALLAHVASVVRRALAERAGDVLCFLPGVGEIARVAGQLGGLGDVEVLQVHGRAPAAVQDAVLAPAERRRVVLATSVAESSLTVPGVRVVVDSGLAREPRVDHARGLSALTTVRASRAAGRQRAGRAGREAPGAVYRCWAEAEDTRLPLFPSPEIKVADLTAFALQVACWGDPDASGLALPDPPPGGAMAAARAALVAVEAVDSAGRATERGVRLARLGLHPRLGRALLDAPGDAAEVVALLSEDVPREYGDDLAAALRAARRGGDAYAGRWRTEVRRLRAVSTADAANGAEEAAAGQRRTGGDERLVGVVAALAFPERVAKADGGSYLMASGTRAELPEASALRGAPWIAVAVADRPVGKGHARVQLAAVVDEDTARSAAASMYAAAQEVHWADGDVVARRVERLGAIELASRPLKDADATLVREALLEGLRQEGFGLLRWSPEAGVLRQRLAFLRLRVGDPWPDVSDDALHARVDEWLEPELGRARRRADLARIDAGAGLNRLLPWASGEAGRLDELAPERIAVPSGSRIRIDYSEPEQPVLAVKLQEMFGLRESPRVAGVPLLVHLLSPAGRPAAVTADLASFWKDGYNGVRAELRGRYPKHPWPEDPATAEPTRHTNARLRR, encoded by the coding sequence GTGATCCGCAGCGATGCTCTCGACCGGTTGCCCGTACGTTCCGCCCTGCCCGACCTGTGCGCGGCGCTCGACGACCACGGCACCGCCGTCCTCGTCGCGCCGCCCGGCACCGGCAAGACGACCCTGGTGCCACTGGCCCTGGCGGGTCTCCTGGACGCCGGCGCCCCCGCGCGGCGTGTGCTCGTGGCCGAACCGCGGCGCATCGCCGCCCGCGCCGCCGCCCGGCGGATGGCGTGGCTGCTCGGCGAGAAGGCCGGGGAGAGCGTCGGGTACACCGTGCGCGGCGAGCGGGTCGTCGGGCGGCACACGCGCGTGGAGGTCGTCACGACCGGGGTGCTGCTCCAGCGGTTGCAGCGCGACCAGGAGCTGCCCGGCGTGGACGTCGTGATCCTCGACGAGTGCCACGAACGGCACCTGGACGCGGACACGTCCGCCGCCTTCCTGTGGGACGTACGCCAGACCCTGCGGCCGGAGCTGCGGCTGGTGGCGGCGTCGGCGACGACGGACGCCGAGGGCTGGGCGCGGCTGCTGGGCGGGGCGCCGGTCGTCGAGGCGGCGGGGGTCTCGCATCCGGTGGAGGTGGTGTGGGCGCCGCCGGTACGGCCGGTGCGGCCGCCGCACGGGATGCGGGTCGATCCGGCGCTGCTGGCGCATGTGGCGTCGGTGGTGCGGCGGGCGCTGGCCGAGCGGGCGGGGGACGTGCTGTGCTTCCTGCCGGGCGTCGGGGAGATCGCGCGGGTGGCCGGGCAGCTCGGCGGCCTGGGGGATGTCGAGGTGCTCCAGGTGCACGGGCGGGCTCCGGCGGCCGTGCAGGACGCGGTGCTGGCTCCCGCGGAGCGGCGGCGAGTGGTGCTGGCGACGTCCGTCGCCGAGTCCTCGCTGACGGTGCCCGGGGTGCGGGTGGTCGTCGACTCCGGGCTGGCCCGGGAGCCTCGGGTGGATCACGCGCGCGGGTTGAGCGCGCTGACGACCGTGCGGGCCTCGCGGGCTGCCGGGCGGCAGCGGGCGGGGCGGGCCGGGCGGGAGGCGCCGGGGGCGGTGTACCGGTGCTGGGCGGAGGCCGAGGACACGCGTCTGCCGCTGTTCCCGTCGCCGGAGATCAAGGTGGCCGACCTGACGGCGTTCGCGCTCCAGGTGGCCTGCTGGGGCGATCCCGACGCGTCCGGGCTGGCGTTGCCGGATCCGCCGCCCGGTGGGGCGATGGCGGCGGCGCGGGCCGCGCTCGTGGCGGTCGAGGCGGTGGACTCCGCCGGGCGGGCCACGGAGCGGGGGGTGCGGTTGGCTCGACTGGGCTTGCATCCGCGGCTGGGGCGGGCGTTGCTGGACGCGCCGGGCGACGCGGCCGAGGTGGTGGCGCTGCTGTCGGAGGACGTACCGCGGGAGTACGGCGACGATCTCGCGGCGGCTCTTCGGGCCGCACGGCGTGGGGGTGACGCCTATGCGGGGCGGTGGCGCACGGAGGTACGGCGGCTGCGGGCCGTCTCCACGGCCGATGCCGCGAACGGCGCGGAAGAGGCTGCCGCCGGGCAACGGCGCACCGGCGGCGATGAGCGGCTGGTCGGCGTTGTCGCCGCCCTCGCCTTCCCCGAGCGGGTCGCAAAAGCCGACGGAGGCTCCTATCTCATGGCCTCCGGTACGCGGGCCGAATTGCCGGAGGCTTCCGCGTTGCGCGGGGCGCCCTGGATCGCCGTGGCCGTCGCCGATCGGCCCGTCGGGAAGGGGCACGCGCGCGTGCAGCTCGCGGCGGTTGTCGACGAGGACACGGCGCGGTCGGCCGCGGCCTCGATGTACGCCGCGGCGCAGGAGGTGCACTGGGCCGACGGGGACGTCGTCGCGCGGCGCGTCGAGCGGCTCGGGGCGATCGAGCTGGCCTCACGGCCGTTGAAGGACGCCGACGCCACCCTCGTACGCGAGGCGCTTCTCGAAGGGTTGCGGCAGGAGGGGTTCGGGTTGTTGCGCTGGTCGCCGGAGGCCGGCGTCCTGCGGCAGCGGCTCGCCTTTCTGCGGCTGCGTGTCGGCGATCCTTGGCCTGATGTCTCCGACGACGCGCTCCACGCGCGCGTGGACGAGTGGTTGGAGCCGGAACTCGGGCGGGCGCGGCGGCGGGCCGATCTGGCGCGCATCGATGCCGGGGCGGGGTTGAACCGGCTGCTTCCCTGGGCCTCGGGTGAGGCGGGGCGGCTCGACGAGCTCGCGCCCGAGCGGATCGCGGTGCCGAGCGGGTCCAGGATCCGGATCGACTACTCCGAACCCGAACAGCCGGTTCTCGCCGTCAAGTTGCAGGAGATGTTCGGGCTGCGGGAGTCGCCGCGGGTCGCCGGGGTGCCGCTGCTCGTCCATCTCCTCTCCCCCGCCGGGCGGCCCGCGGCCGTCACCGCCGACCTCGCCTCCTTCTGGAAGGACGGCTACAACGGCGTACGGGCTGAGTTGCGCGGCCGGTATCCGAAGCATCCGTGGCCGGAGGACCCGGCGACCGCCGAGCCGACGCGCCACACCAACGCACGCCTCAGGCGGTGA